In Tachysurus vachellii isolate PV-2020 chromosome 1, HZAU_Pvac_v1, whole genome shotgun sequence, a genomic segment contains:
- the tagln gene encoding transgelin isoform X1, producing the protein MAAQGAPGMANKGPSYGLSRQVQDKIDKKYDPDLEQRLVEWIMAQCGSGVGKPAEGKHGFQDWLKDGCVLSELINSLHDVDKPVKKIQSSPMAFKQMEQVSQFLNAAEAYGVTKTDMFQTVDLWEGKDLAAVQRTLMALGSIAVTKDDGTFRGNPDWFFKKAQENRRDFSEDQLKSGKSVIGLQMGSNKGASQAGMTGYGRPRQILNP; encoded by the exons ATGGCAGCACAG GGAGCCCCAGGCATGGCCAACAAAGGTCCATCCTACGGACTGAGTCGCCAGGTGCAAGACAAGATCGATAAGAAGTATGACCCCGATCTTGAGCAGCGTCTGGTGGAGTGGATTATGGCCCAGTGCGGTTCTGGTGTGGGGAAGCCTGCAGAAGGAAAGCATGGCTTCCAGGATTGGCTGAAAGATGGATGC gTCCTGAGCGAGCTCATCAACAGTCTCCATGATGTAGACAAGCCTGTAAAAAAGATCCAAAGTTCACCAATGGCCTTCAAACAGATGGAGCAGGTGTCTCAGTTCCTTAATGCTGCAGAGGCATATGGCGTCACCAAAACCGACATGTTTCAGACTGTCGATCTCTGGGAGG GAAAAGACTTGGCTGCAGTGCAACGAACACTGATGGCTCTTGGCAGCATTGCAGTCACAAAGGATGATGGGACTTTCCGTGGTAACCCTGACTGGTTCTTCAA GAAAGCTCAGGAGAACCGGAGGGACTTTTCTGAGGACCAGCTAAAATCGGGGAAGAGTGTTATCGGCCTGCAGATGGGCTCCAACAAAGGGGCATCCCAAGCTGGCATGACAGGCTATGGTAGACCCAGGCAGATCCTAAACCCTTAA
- the pcsk7 gene encoding proprotein convertase subtilisin/kexin type 7 yields the protein MASPPFPLFIALLFLSTLPLQSFCLLEFATLSCEPGRSWVVQLSHRSEPHENSLDELAKHVALEAGLESHGQIGQLHGHYLLCQVTDEDKHHIAAGQTLDSHPHVVWHSQENVLRRSKRSLTFNDPKYPSQWHLHNDVRQGMDINVTGVWEHNITGTGVTVVVVDDGLQHTLEDIQPNYSPEGSYDLNSNDPDPMPHPDSHSDNHHGTRCAGEIAAVPNNSFCAVGVAYGSKVAGIRVLDGPLTDSMEAVAFNKHYQVNDVYSCSWGPDDDGRTVDGPHPLGQAALKHGVLAGRRGFGSIFVVASGNGGLFNDNCNYDGYANSIYTVTIGAVDENGKMPFYAEECASMLAVTFSSGGRQLRSIVTSDWSLQEGTGCTEGHTGTSAAAPLAAGMVALMLQVRPCLTWRDVQHIITYTATQYDTDVDWEKNGAGFHHSHKHGFGLLNAWRLVNAAKVWETVPLLASYQSPVLREGETIPAYPNKLILNWNVTAVDLRQSGISSLEHVVVTVTIKHPRRGAVEIVLVCPSGMTSLVGAKRALDTDASGFTDWSFSTVRCWGERALGQYSLHVTDHVTADSSYSLGTLKHWKLTLYGSEMSFEEVLNRQRLVEEAMSGQFLNSNFSIPCPPGLDIPPEVEIPFTSSSFKILLLVGCFALCWLLYYILELTLTHMHWHGLRCGASIAKDGQFLEMQPLTDLEAKMPLIGNDDDT from the exons ATGGCATCACCCCCCTTCCCCCTTTTCATTGCCCTGCTGTTCCTGTCAACGCTCCCTCTGCAGTCTTTTTGCTTACTTGAATTTGCAACTCTGTCCTGTGAACCTGGGCGCTCGTGGGTAGTGCAGCTGAGCCACAGATCTGAGCCACATGAAAACTCCCTGGACGAGCTCGCTAAACACGTGGCACTAGAGGCTGGTCTCGAAAGCCATGGGCAGATCGGGCAACTCCATGGCCATTACCTGCTCTGCCAGGTGACAGACGAGGACAAGCACCATATAGCAGCTGGCCAGACACTGGACAGTCATCCTCATGTGGTCTGGCACTCGCAGGAGAACGTTCTGCGCAGGTCCAAGAGGAGCTTGACCTTCAACGATCCCAAATATCCGAGCCAGTGGCATTTG CACAATGACGTGAGGCAGGGCATGGACATCAACGTGACCGGCGTGTGGGAGCATAACATCACCGGTACGGGCGTCACTGTGGTCGTAGTGGATGACGGCTTGCAGCACACACTGGAGGACATTCAGCCCAACTAT TCTCCGGAAGGCAGCTATGATCTGAATTCAAATGATCCAGATCCGATGCCACACCCAGACTCGCACAGCGATAACCACCACGGTACACGTTGTGCAGGCGAGATTGCTGCAGTGCCTAACAACAGCTTCTGCGCCGTGGGAGTTGCCTACGGCAGCAAGGTGGCAG GTATCAGAGTTCTGGACGGTCCGCTCACCGACAGCATGGAGGCCGTggcttttaataaacattaccAGGTCAATGATGTTTACAGCTGcag CTGGGGACCAGATGACGACGGACGGACTGTCGATGGACCACACCCCCTAGGCCAG GCAGCACTAAAACATGGAGTTCTAGCTGGCAGAAGAGGCTTCGGGAGCATCTTTGTTGTCGCCAGCGGCAACGGAGGCTTGTTTAACGACAACTGCAACTACGACGGTTACGCTAACTCTATCTACACAGTCACCATtg gggcaGTAGACGAGAACGGGAAGATGCCGTTCTATGCAGAAGAGTGTGCATCCATGCTGGCTGTGACTTTCAGCAGTGGAGGAAGACAACTGCGCAGCATC gtgacATCAGACTGGTCTCTCCAAGAGGGCACAGGTTGTACCGAAGGTCACACGGGTacatcagcagcagctccatTGGCAGCAGGCATGGTGGCACTGATGCTGCAGGTGCGACCCTGCTTAACATGGCGGGACGTTCAGCACATCATCACGTACACGGCTACACAG tatgacaCCGATGTAGATTGGGAGAAAAATGGCGCTGGCTTCCACCACAGTCACAAGCATGGGTTCGGTCTGCTCAATGCCTGGAGACTGGTCAACGCTGCTAAG GTTTGGGAGACCGTGCCACTCCTGGCGTCTTATCAGAGCCCGGTTTTAAGAGAAGGAGAGACGATCCCTGCCTATCCGAACAAACTTATCCTCAACTGGAACG tcacagcTGTAGATCTCAGACAATCAGGGATAAGTTCCTTAGAGCATGTTGTTGTTACGGTGACGATAAAACACCCACGGCGCGGAGCTGTCGAGATCGTGCTCGTTTGCCCAAGCGGCATGACCTCACTCGTCGGAGCCAAAAGGGCCTTGGACAC agaTGCCTCTGGATTCACAGACTGGTCTTTCTCCACGGTTCGGTGCTGGGGAGAGCGAGCTTTAGGCCAGTACAGCCTCCACGTCACTGACCACG ttacaGCAGATTCATCGTATTCTCTGGGCACCCTGAAGCACTGGAAGCTCACTCTGTACGGTTCGGAGATGTCCTTCGAGGAGGTGTTGAACAGACAGAG GCTTGTCGAAGAGGCTATGAGTGGCCAGTTTTTAAACAGCAATTTCTCCATACCATGTCCACCTGGCTTGGACATTCCTCCTGAAGTGGAAATACCTTTTACCTCCAGCTCTTTCAAG ATTTTGCTGCTCGTGGGCTGCTTTGCACTCTGCTGGCTCCTGTACTATATCCTGGAGCTGACGCTTACCCACATGCATTGGCACGGGCTGCGGTGTGGAGCCTCCATTGCAAAAGACGGCCAGTTTCTGGAAATGCAGCCACTGACGGACTTAGAGGCCAAAATGCCCCTTATAGGAAACGATGATGACACATAG
- the tagln gene encoding transgelin isoform X2: MANKGPSYGLSRQVQDKIDKKYDPDLEQRLVEWIMAQCGSGVGKPAEGKHGFQDWLKDGCVLSELINSLHDVDKPVKKIQSSPMAFKQMEQVSQFLNAAEAYGVTKTDMFQTVDLWEGKDLAAVQRTLMALGSIAVTKDDGTFRGNPDWFFKKAQENRRDFSEDQLKSGKSVIGLQMGSNKGASQAGMTGYGRPRQILNP; this comes from the exons ATGGCCAACAAAGGTCCATCCTACGGACTGAGTCGCCAGGTGCAAGACAAGATCGATAAGAAGTATGACCCCGATCTTGAGCAGCGTCTGGTGGAGTGGATTATGGCCCAGTGCGGTTCTGGTGTGGGGAAGCCTGCAGAAGGAAAGCATGGCTTCCAGGATTGGCTGAAAGATGGATGC gTCCTGAGCGAGCTCATCAACAGTCTCCATGATGTAGACAAGCCTGTAAAAAAGATCCAAAGTTCACCAATGGCCTTCAAACAGATGGAGCAGGTGTCTCAGTTCCTTAATGCTGCAGAGGCATATGGCGTCACCAAAACCGACATGTTTCAGACTGTCGATCTCTGGGAGG GAAAAGACTTGGCTGCAGTGCAACGAACACTGATGGCTCTTGGCAGCATTGCAGTCACAAAGGATGATGGGACTTTCCGTGGTAACCCTGACTGGTTCTTCAA GAAAGCTCAGGAGAACCGGAGGGACTTTTCTGAGGACCAGCTAAAATCGGGGAAGAGTGTTATCGGCCTGCAGATGGGCTCCAACAAAGGGGCATCCCAAGCTGGCATGACAGGCTATGGTAGACCCAGGCAGATCCTAAACCCTTAA